A window of Cottoperca gobio chromosome 16, fCotGob3.1, whole genome shotgun sequence contains these coding sequences:
- the LOC115021730 gene encoding 14-3-3 protein beta/alpha-like gives MSEASQKELVQKAKLAEQAERYDDMAAAMKAVTEEGNDLTNEERNLLSVAYKNVVGARRSSWRVVSSIEQKSESSERKKAMAKECKETIEKELKDICQDVLRLLDDFLICNATKPESKVFYSKMKGDYYRYLAEVAKGDERESIITNSKDAYKSAYETSQTEMAPTHPIRLGLALNFSVFYYEILNSPEEACKLAKQAFDDAIAELDTLSEDSYKDSTLIMQLLRDNLTLWTSDNQVDVDDQEEQPVE, from the exons ATGAGCGAGGCATCCCAGAAGGAACTGGTGCAAAAAGCCAAACTGGCTGAACAGGCTGAGCGTTATGATGACATGGCTGCTGCAATGAAGGCTGTGACGGAGGAAGGCAATGATCTGACGAACGAGGAGCGCAACCTGCTGTCGGTGGCCTACAAGAACGTGGTGGGGGCCCGCCGCTCCTCGTGGCGTGTGGTGTCCAGCATCGAGCAGAAGTCCGAGAGCAGCGAAAGGAAGAAGGCCATGGCCAAAGAGTGCAAGGAAACCATTGAGAAAGAGCTAAAAGATATCTGCCAGGACGTGCTG CGTCTCTTGGACGACTTTCTCATTTGTAATGCCACTAAACCAGAGAGCAAAGTATTCTATTCTAAAATGAAAGGAGATTACTACCGCTACTTGGCTGAGGTAGCTAAAGGAGATGAGAGGGAAT cCATCATTACAAACTCAAAAGATGCCTACAAATCAGCCTATGAAACCAGCCAAACTGAGATGGCGCCCACACACCCAATCCGTCTTGGTCTTGCTCTCAATTTCTCCGTTTTCTACTATGAGATCCTCAACTCACCTGAAGAGGCCTGCAAGCTGGCTAAACAA GCTTTTGATGATGCCATTGCTGAGCTTGATACACTGAGTGAAGATTCCTACAAAGACAGTACACTAATCATGCAGCTACTGAGAGACAACTTGACA CTGTGGACCTCTGATAACCAGGTTGACGTAGATGATCAAGAGGAACAACCAGTAGAATGA
- the pabpc1a gene encoding polyadenylate-binding protein 1, whose amino-acid sequence MNPSAPSYPMASLYVGDLHPDVTEAMLYEKFSPAGPILSIRVCRDMITRRSLGYAYVNFQQPADAERALDTMNFDVIKGRPLRIMWSQRDPSLRKSGVGNIFIKNLDKSIDNKALYDTFSAFGNILSCKVVCDENGSKGYGFVHFETHEAAERAIEKMNGMLLNDRKVFVGRFKSRKEREAELGARAREFTNVYIKNFGEDMDDEKLRELFNKYGPALSIRVMTDESGKSKGFGFVSFERHEDAQKAVDDMNGKEMNGRQVYVGRAQKKGERQNELKRKFEQMKQDRMTRYQGVNLYVKNLDDGLDDERLRKEFSPFGTITSAKVMMEGGRSKGFGFVCFSSPEEATKAVTEMNGRIVATKPLYVALAQRKEERQAHLTNQYMQRMATVRAVPNPVLNPYQPAPPSGYFMAAIPQAQNRAAYYSANQLAQLRPSPRWATQGVRPQHFQNMPNAMRPSAPRPQAFNTIRPTTTPNAQVPRMMASQRMPTQALGQRPAGASATAAPVRAMPQYKYAPGVRNPQQHMASQPQVPMQQPAVHVQGQEPLTASMLAAAPPQEQKQMLGERLFPLIQNMHPSLAGKITGMLLEIDNSELLHMLESPESLRSKVDEAVAVLQAHQAKEAAQKSTTPAGVPSV is encoded by the exons ATGAATCCCAGCGCGCCTAGCTACCCAATGGCTTCCCTCTATGTGGGAGACCTGCATCCAGACGTTACGGAGGCCATGCTCTACGAGAAATTCAGCCCGGCTGGGCCCATCCTATCCATCAGAGTATGCAGAGACATGATCACACGCCGATCCCTCGGCTATGCCTATGTCAACTTCCAGCAGCCGGCTGATG CTGAGCGAGCCCTGGACACCATGAACTTTGATGTGATCAAAGGCAGACCCCTCCGCATCATGTGGTCTCAGCGTGATCCCTCCCTAAGAAAGAGTGGAGTGGGCAACATCTTCATCAAGAACCTGGACAAGTCAATTGATAACAAGGCCCTCTATGACACCTTCTCTGCATTTGGAAACATCCTTTCCTGCAAG GTGGTTTGTGATGAAAATGGCTCAAAGGGGTACGGCTTTGTGCACTTTGAGACCCACGAGGCTGCTGAGCGCGCCATTGAGAAAATGAATGGCATGTTGCTCAATGACAGAAAAGT ATTTGTTGGACGCTTCAAGTCACGCAAAGAGAGGGAGGCTGAGCTTGGTGCCCGTGCCCGAGAGTTTACCAATGTTTACATCAAGAACTTTGGGGAGGACATGGATGACGAGAAGCTGAGGGAGTTGTTTAACAAATATG GACCTGCACTCAGTATCCGGGTTATGACTGATGAGAGTGGCAAATCCAAGGGATTCGGCTTTGTCAGCTTTGAGAGACACGAAGATGCACAGAAG GCTGTGGACGACATGAATGGTAAAGAAATGAATGGCAGACAAGTGTACGTGGGCCGCGCACAGAAGAAAGGGGAGCGCCAGAATGAGCTCAAGCGTAAATTTGAGCAGATGAAACAGGATCGCATGACCAGATACCAG GGTGTCAATCTATATGTGAAAAACCTGGATGATGGCCTAGATGACGAGCGTCTGCGTAAAGAATTCTCTCCATTTGGAACCATAACAAGTGCTAAG GTGATGATGGAAGGTGGCCGCAGCAAAGGCTTCggctttgtgtgtttctcttctccAGAGGAGGCCACTAAAGCTGTAACAGAGATGAATGGGCGTATTGTTGCTACAAAGCCACTGTATGTGGCCCTGGCCCAGCGCAAGGAGGAGCGCCAGGCCCATCTAACCAACCAGTACATGCAGAGGATGGCAACAGTCCGCGCTGTGCCCAACCCTGTCCTGAACCCATATCAGCCAGCCCCACCCTCAGGCTATTTCATGGCGGCTATACCTCAG GCCCAGAACCGTGCTGCTTACTACTCTGCCAACCAGCTGGCCCAGCTCCGCCCCAGCCCCCGTTGGGCCACTCAAGGAGTGCGTCCTCAAC ACTTCCAAAACATGCCCAATGCTATGCGCCCATCAGCTCCCAGGCCCCAGGCGTTCAACACCATCCGTCCCACCACCACACCCAACGCACAGGTCCCACGCATGATGGCTTCCCAGCGAATGC CCACCCAGGCCCTTGGCCAACGCCCTGCCGGTGCTTCAGCCACTGCTGCCCCAGTGCGCGCCATGCCCCAGTACAAATATGCTCCTGGTGTGCGCAACCCTCAGCAGCACATGGCCTCCCAGCCACAGGTCCCAATGCAGCAG CCTGCTGTCCATGTCCAAGGACAAGAGCCCCTGACTGCCTCCATGCTGGCTGCTGCCCCTCCTCAGGAACAGAAGCAGATGCTGG gTGAGCGTCTGTTCCCCCTGATCCAGAACATGCACCCCAGCCTGGCAGGCAAGATCACTGGTATGCTGCTGGAGATCGACAACTCAGAACTTCTCCACATGCTCGAGTCACCTGAGTCGCTGCGCTCAAAG gtgGATGAGGCTGTTGCTGTGCTTCAGGCCCACCAGGCCAAGGAGGCTGCTCAGAAGTCTACCACCCCGGCCGGTGTTCCCAGTGTCTAA